The Hydrogenophaga crocea genome contains a region encoding:
- a CDS encoding sensor histidine kinase — protein sequence MLVDTQPATHQHAPAAPEVRDAWVNAQLIGVLMDHLGPTVLASAVFVPVLAMLMYGEVWTPGLALWVLAMLAMLGFRYHLIGLYRLRHDSVEGPQRQQFIDRYRWTWPAAAVLWSVPVALSYLQADFITQFACALLVLGQGLLTLNAYSAYLPVYRTYTHGLAGSVLVGLLVGAFLHMHQPDVVRSTAIFMLLLLSFWFLLLMAGARLHQVHRSSFELQFSNQELIDSLTLQTRASLRAVSTKNRFLASAAHDLRQPVHALSLYADWLASEPEMARDIAPRILQSTRAINELFDSLFDLTRIDAGNYKVRLQHVEVQKLFADLRLQFEPVASGKQLQLRTRAHPITLWSDPVVLRRILGNLVSNALRHTQRGGVLIALRQRKDMVVFEVWDSGVGIAREHQQAIFQEFFRVSQHQGTEDSLGLGLTIVSKLAALMGYQLALQSEANRGSVFRVMLPAYTQQAPGEQPQPTIIQASAA from the coding sequence ATGCTCGTCGACACCCAACCCGCCACGCACCAGCACGCGCCAGCCGCCCCCGAGGTGCGCGACGCCTGGGTCAATGCCCAGCTCATTGGCGTCTTGATGGATCACCTCGGGCCGACGGTGCTGGCCTCGGCGGTCTTCGTGCCGGTGCTGGCCATGCTCATGTACGGCGAGGTCTGGACGCCGGGCCTGGCGCTCTGGGTCCTGGCGATGCTGGCCATGCTGGGCTTTCGCTACCACCTCATCGGCCTGTACCGTCTGCGGCACGACAGCGTCGAAGGCCCGCAGCGGCAGCAGTTCATCGACCGTTACCGCTGGACCTGGCCCGCCGCCGCCGTGCTCTGGAGCGTGCCCGTGGCCCTGAGCTACCTGCAGGCCGATTTCATCACCCAGTTCGCGTGCGCGCTGCTGGTGCTGGGCCAGGGCCTGCTCACGCTCAACGCCTACAGCGCCTACCTGCCGGTCTACCGCACCTACACGCACGGCCTCGCGGGCTCGGTGCTGGTGGGGCTGCTGGTGGGCGCCTTCCTGCACATGCACCAGCCCGACGTGGTGCGCTCCACGGCCATCTTCATGCTGCTGCTGCTGTCGTTCTGGTTCCTGCTGCTCATGGCCGGCGCGCGGCTGCACCAGGTGCACCGATCGAGCTTTGAGCTGCAGTTCTCCAACCAGGAACTGATCGACTCGCTGACCCTGCAGACGCGCGCCTCGCTGCGGGCCGTGTCCACCAAGAACCGGTTTCTGGCCTCGGCCGCGCACGACCTGCGCCAGCCGGTGCACGCGCTGAGCCTGTACGCCGACTGGCTCGCGAGCGAGCCCGAGATGGCGCGCGACATCGCGCCGCGCATCCTGCAGTCCACGCGCGCCATCAACGAGCTGTTCGACTCGCTGTTCGACCTCACGCGCATCGACGCGGGCAACTACAAGGTGCGCCTGCAGCATGTGGAGGTGCAGAAGCTGTTCGCCGACCTGCGGCTGCAGTTCGAGCCCGTGGCCTCGGGCAAGCAGCTGCAACTGCGCACGCGCGCCCACCCGATCACGCTGTGGTCCGATCCGGTGGTGCTGCGCCGCATTCTCGGCAATCTGGTGTCGAACGCCTTGCGCCACACCCAGCGCGGTGGCGTGCTGATTGCCTTGCGCCAGCGCAAGGACATGGTGGTCTTCGAGGTCTGGGACTCGGGCGTGGGCATCGCACGCGAGCACCAGCAGGCGATCTTCCAGGAGTTCTTCCGGGTGTCGCAGCACCAGGGCACCGAGGACAGCCTGGGCCTGGGGCTCACCATCGTGTCCAAGCTGGCGGCGCTCATGGGCTACCAGCTTGCGCTGCAGTCGGAGGCGAACCGGGGCAGCGTGTTCCGCGTGATGCTGCCGGCCTACACGCAGCAGGCACCGGGCGAACAGCCCCAGCCCACCATCATCCAGGCCAGCGCGGCCTGA
- a CDS encoding DMT family transporter, whose product MNTAAALLPTRTLAGIGLAVAATACFGLLDTTVKLVGAVMPVLMIVWFRYLFHAVATTAVLLPLRGRAAWRTAHPRFQLLRGALLLSLSLMGVVALQQMPVGEFTAILMFTPLAVTLLGATVLRERVSAWQWALVAGGFAGVLLVVRPEGEDIGWASILPLTMVFMSAWFQILTARMARTEDPLTMHLYTGWVGALVSSALLPFVWQAIPDARTFGLLVLVGSMGTVGHLMLIMAFQRAPASTLSPYLYAQIAFAMVFGWLVFAHVPGTVELTGIALIVLCGAVSGWRATRSRSLPIAPPED is encoded by the coding sequence ATGAACACCGCCGCCGCCCTGCTTCCGACCCGCACGCTCGCCGGCATCGGCCTGGCGGTCGCGGCCACGGCCTGCTTCGGCCTGCTCGACACCACCGTCAAATTGGTGGGCGCCGTGATGCCGGTGCTCATGATCGTGTGGTTCCGCTACCTGTTCCATGCCGTGGCCACCACGGCGGTGCTGTTGCCGCTGCGCGGGCGCGCCGCCTGGCGCACCGCGCACCCGCGCTTCCAGCTGCTGCGCGGCGCGCTGTTGCTCTCGCTCAGCCTCATGGGCGTGGTGGCGCTGCAGCAGATGCCGGTGGGCGAGTTCACGGCCATTCTCATGTTCACGCCGCTGGCCGTGACGCTGCTGGGCGCCACCGTGCTGCGCGAGCGCGTGTCGGCCTGGCAATGGGCCCTGGTGGCGGGCGGTTTCGCGGGCGTGCTGCTGGTGGTGCGGCCCGAGGGCGAGGACATCGGCTGGGCGAGCATCCTGCCCCTGACCATGGTGTTCATGAGCGCCTGGTTCCAGATCCTCACCGCGCGCATGGCCCGCACCGAAGACCCGCTGACCATGCACCTCTACACCGGCTGGGTGGGCGCACTCGTGTCGAGCGCGCTGCTGCCCTTCGTGTGGCAGGCCATTCCCGACGCGCGCACCTTCGGCCTGCTGGTGCTCGTGGGCAGCATGGGCACGGTGGGCCACCTGATGCTCATCATGGCGTTCCAGCGCGCGCCGGCCTCCACCCTGTCGCCGTACCTGTATGCGCAGATCGCCTTCGCCATGGTGTTCGGCTGGCTGGTGTTCGCCCACGTGCCGGGGACGGTGGAGCTCACCGGCATCGCCCTCATCGTGCTGTGCGGCGCGGTGAGCGGCTGGCGCGCCACCCGCAGCCGTTCGCTGCCCATCGCACCGCCGGAGGATTGA
- a CDS encoding tryptophan--tRNA ligase, whose translation MKTQRVLTGITTSGTPHLGNYVGAIRPTVRASRLDNVESFYFLADYHALIKTSGDPARVQRSTLEIAATWLACGLDPEKVTFYRQSDIPEIPELTWMLTCVTGKGLLNRAHAYKAAVDKNHEAGAEPDDGVTAGLFMYPVLMAADILMFNAHQVPVGRDQIQHIEMARDMASSFNHLYGEHFTLPEAVIEEQVATLPGLDGRKMSKSYDNTIPLFVPREQLRKLIMGIVTDSRAPGEPKATEGSALFQLYQAFASADETAALAKAYAEGIAWGEAKQRLFERLDREIAPLREVYDALIQDPARIEQTLRMGAEKARAIATPFTQRLRHAVGLRPLDRQAAPSGGPAKAAKAALPAFKQYREKDGQFYFKLTDAKGAVLLQSRGFAAPRDAAQAMARLQREGSVALDAMAQQLIAPDDVEGVTIALKALREAGA comes from the coding sequence ATGAAAACGCAACGCGTCCTCACCGGCATCACCACCTCGGGCACGCCCCACCTGGGCAACTACGTGGGCGCCATCCGGCCCACGGTGCGCGCCAGCCGCCTGGACAACGTCGAGAGCTTCTACTTTCTCGCCGACTACCACGCGCTGATCAAGACCAGCGGCGACCCGGCGCGCGTGCAACGCTCCACGCTGGAGATCGCGGCCACCTGGCTGGCCTGCGGGCTCGACCCCGAGAAGGTCACCTTCTACCGCCAGTCCGACATCCCCGAGATCCCCGAGCTCACCTGGATGCTCACCTGCGTGACCGGCAAAGGCCTGCTCAACCGCGCGCACGCCTACAAGGCTGCGGTCGACAAGAACCACGAAGCGGGTGCCGAGCCCGACGACGGCGTGACCGCGGGCCTGTTCATGTACCCCGTGCTGATGGCGGCCGACATCCTGATGTTCAACGCCCACCAGGTACCCGTGGGGCGCGACCAGATCCAGCACATCGAGATGGCGCGCGACATGGCCTCGAGCTTCAACCACCTCTATGGCGAGCACTTCACGCTGCCGGAGGCGGTCATCGAGGAGCAGGTGGCCACGCTGCCCGGCCTGGACGGCCGCAAGATGAGCAAGAGCTACGACAACACTATCCCCCTGTTCGTGCCGCGCGAGCAACTGCGCAAGCTCATCATGGGCATCGTGACCGACTCGCGCGCACCCGGCGAACCCAAGGCCACCGAGGGCTCGGCGCTGTTCCAGCTCTACCAGGCCTTCGCGAGCGCCGACGAGACCGCCGCCCTGGCCAAGGCCTATGCCGAGGGCATCGCCTGGGGCGAGGCCAAGCAGCGGCTCTTCGAGCGCCTGGACCGCGAGATCGCGCCCTTGCGCGAGGTCTACGACGCGCTGATCCAGGATCCGGCGCGCATCGAACAGACCCTGCGCATGGGGGCCGAGAAGGCCCGCGCCATCGCCACCCCCTTCACCCAGCGCCTGCGCCACGCCGTGGGCCTGCGCCCGCTCGACCGCCAGGCCGCGCCGTCCGGCGGCCCGGCCAAGGCCGCCAAGGCGGCACTGCCGGCCTTCAAGCAGTACCGCGAGAAGGACGGTCAGTTCTATTTCAAGCTCACCGATGCCAAGGGCGCGGTGTTGCTGCAAAGCCGCGGCTTCGCCGCGCCGCGCGACGCCGCCCAGGCCATGGCCCGCCTGCAGCGGGAGGGATCTGTTGCGCTCGATGCAATGGCGCAACAGTTGATCGCACCCGATGATGTGGAAGGCGTCACGATTGCGCTCAAGGCATTGCGGGAGGCCGGCGCCTGA
- a CDS encoding LuxR C-terminal-related transcriptional regulator: protein MSIFVIDDHPLMREAVVMLLRRLRASTQVVELERLASVSKAIAEHGEPELVCLDLKLPDTNGVSGVREIRQMLPDASLIVLSASPSSDYEDLAREAGADAYVEKSAGAAQIAKVLREFLADEIEDENAPTIPEKLSKRQKQLLVMLDRGLSNRDIAEQLQISEHTVKVHLWRLFRRLNVKSRSQASHLARTAGLLDL from the coding sequence ATGAGTATTTTTGTCATTGACGATCATCCGCTGATGCGCGAGGCCGTGGTCATGTTGCTGCGCCGCCTGCGCGCCTCGACCCAGGTCGTCGAACTCGAGCGGCTGGCCTCGGTGAGCAAGGCCATCGCCGAACATGGCGAGCCCGAACTCGTGTGCCTGGACCTCAAGCTGCCCGACACCAACGGCGTGTCCGGCGTGCGCGAGATCCGCCAGATGCTGCCCGACGCCTCGCTCATCGTGCTGTCGGCCTCGCCTTCTTCCGACTACGAAGACCTCGCGCGCGAAGCCGGCGCCGATGCCTACGTCGAGAAATCCGCGGGCGCAGCCCAGATCGCCAAGGTGCTGCGCGAATTCCTCGCCGACGAGATCGAGGACGAGAACGCTCCCACCATTCCCGAAAAGCTGTCCAAGCGCCAGAAACAGCTGTTGGTCATGCTCGACCGCGGCCTGTCCAACCGCGACATCGCCGAACAACTGCAGATCAGCGAACACACGGTGAAGGTGCACCTGTGGCGTTTGTTCCGCCGCCTCAACGTGAAGAGCCGCTCGCAGGCCAGCCACCTGGCCCGCACCGCCGGCCTGCTCGATCTTTGA
- a CDS encoding site-2 protease family protein: MDFALIVQTVTLYAIPVLFAITLHEAAHGYVARHFGDPTAWQLGRVTLNPVKHIDPLGTIAMPLLLYFATAGAFLFGYAKPVPVNFGRLRNPKRDMIWVALAGPASNLVQAIGWVLLVYVLIALGVSERFWLDMGRAGVTVNLVMFAFNLFPLPPLDGGRILVGLLPWKQAVAVSRVEPYGFFIVLALVVTGLVGDYWLRPLMTLTGTAIEWLLTPVRLLLL; encoded by the coding sequence ATGGATTTCGCCCTCATCGTCCAGACGGTCACCCTCTACGCCATCCCGGTGCTGTTCGCCATCACGCTGCACGAAGCGGCGCACGGCTACGTGGCGCGCCACTTCGGCGACCCCACGGCCTGGCAGCTCGGCCGCGTCACGCTCAACCCGGTCAAGCACATCGATCCGCTGGGCACCATCGCCATGCCGCTGCTGCTGTACTTCGCCACGGCGGGCGCGTTCCTGTTCGGCTACGCCAAGCCGGTGCCGGTCAACTTCGGGCGGCTGCGCAACCCCAAGCGCGACATGATCTGGGTCGCGCTCGCCGGCCCGGCCTCGAACCTGGTGCAGGCCATCGGCTGGGTGCTGCTGGTCTATGTGCTGATCGCACTCGGCGTGAGCGAACGCTTCTGGCTCGACATGGGCCGTGCGGGCGTCACGGTCAACCTCGTGATGTTCGCCTTCAACCTGTTCCCGCTGCCCCCGCTCGACGGCGGCCGCATCCTCGTGGGCCTGCTGCCCTGGAAGCAGGCCGTGGCCGTGTCGCGCGTGGAGCCCTACGGTTTTTTCATCGTGCTGGCCCTCGTGGTCACCGGCCTCGTGGGCGACTACTGGCTGCGCCCGCTCATGACCCTCACGGGCACCGCCATTGAATGGCTGCTCACCCCCGTGCGACTGCTCCTGCTCTGA
- the ppc gene encoding phosphoenolpyruvate carboxylase, producing the protein MSRTIPRAARRDDKDRPLIEDIRLLGRILGDVIREQEGAAAFELIERIRQLSVAFRRDADRAADKALKKLLKSLSADQTVSVIRAFTYFSHLANLAEDRHHIRRRAVHERAGGLQTGSLGLALQRLQAAGLTPDTVAHTLAAAHLSPVLTAHPTEVQRKSILDAERDIARLLAERDLALPREQATIEAQMRARVTQLWQTRLLRFTKLSVADEIENALSHYESTFLSQIPRLYAELEAGLGRPVAPFLRMGQWIGGDRDGNPNVTAATLELALQRQADLALRHHLTQVHLLGGELSMSGMLVGASAEMQALAERSPDTNAHRQDEPYRRALTGMYARLAATLKALTGGEAARHAVAPQNAYADAAEFLADLRTIEASLRAHHGAALIDARLRPLIRAVEVFGFHLATIDLRQSSDQHEAVVAELLAAAQIEPDYAALGEDAKRAVLLRALNDVRPLRVPGTAYSAHTQGELAIFETARSGRERFGTAAIRHAIISHTETVSDLLEVLLLQKEAGLVRGTLAQGAVADLIVVPLFETIEDLRNAAPILRAYYDLPGVRAMVQRGAADGYGEQDVMLGYSDSNKDGGIFTSNWELYRAETALVKLFDELNAGNGKAIGLRMFHGRGGTVGRGGGPSYQAILAQPPGTVRGQIRLTEQGEVIGAKYANPEIGRRNLETLVAATLEATLLQPTREASPAFLKAAEALSRASMAAYRALVYDTPRFADYFFGATPIREIAELNIGSRPASRKATGRIEDLRAIPWGFSWGQCRLTLPGWYGFGAAVQAFVADDPKHAALLKRMHRDWPFFSTLLSNMDMVLAKSDMALASLYAELVEDKALRRKVFSAIEAEWQRTVDALALITGEPERLAGNAALRRSIEHRFPYIDPLHHLQVELIRRHRAGALAHDDDGKLRRGIHIAINGIAAGLRNTG; encoded by the coding sequence ATGAGCCGAACGATTCCGCGCGCCGCCCGGCGCGACGACAAGGACCGCCCCCTCATCGAAGACATCCGGCTGCTGGGCCGCATCCTGGGCGACGTGATCCGCGAGCAGGAAGGGGCTGCGGCCTTTGAGCTCATCGAGCGCATCCGCCAGCTCTCGGTGGCCTTTCGCCGCGACGCCGACCGCGCGGCCGACAAGGCGCTCAAGAAGCTGCTCAAGTCGCTCAGCGCCGACCAGACGGTGAGCGTGATCCGCGCCTTCACCTATTTCAGCCACCTCGCCAACCTGGCCGAAGACCGCCACCACATCCGCCGCCGCGCGGTGCACGAGCGCGCGGGGGGCCTGCAAACCGGCAGCCTGGGCCTGGCGCTGCAGCGCCTGCAGGCCGCGGGCCTCACGCCCGATACCGTGGCGCACACCCTGGCCGCGGCGCACCTGTCGCCCGTGCTCACGGCCCACCCCACCGAGGTGCAGCGCAAGAGCATCCTCGACGCCGAGCGCGACATCGCGCGGCTACTGGCCGAGCGCGACCTAGCGCTGCCGCGCGAGCAGGCCACGATCGAGGCGCAGATGCGCGCCCGTGTGACGCAGCTATGGCAGACGCGCCTGCTGCGCTTCACCAAGCTCAGCGTGGCCGACGAGATCGAGAACGCGCTCAGCCACTACGAAAGCACCTTCCTGTCGCAGATCCCGCGCCTGTACGCCGAGCTCGAGGCCGGGCTGGGCCGCCCCGTGGCGCCCTTCCTGCGCATGGGCCAGTGGATCGGCGGCGACCGCGACGGCAACCCCAACGTCACCGCGGCCACGCTGGAGCTCGCGCTGCAGCGCCAGGCCGATCTCGCGCTGCGCCACCACCTCACGCAGGTGCACCTGCTGGGCGGCGAGCTGTCCATGTCGGGCATGCTGGTGGGCGCGAGCGCCGAGATGCAGGCCCTGGCCGAGCGCTCGCCCGACACCAACGCCCACCGCCAGGACGAGCCCTACCGCCGCGCCCTCACCGGCATGTACGCGCGCCTGGCCGCCACGCTCAAGGCGCTCACGGGCGGCGAGGCCGCGCGCCACGCGGTGGCGCCGCAGAACGCCTATGCGGACGCGGCCGAATTCCTCGCCGACCTGCGCACCATCGAGGCCTCGCTGCGCGCGCACCACGGCGCGGCCCTGATCGACGCGCGCCTGCGCCCGCTGATCCGCGCGGTCGAGGTGTTCGGCTTCCACCTCGCCACCATCGACCTGCGCCAGAGCTCCGACCAGCATGAAGCGGTGGTCGCCGAGCTGCTCGCGGCGGCACAGATCGAGCCCGATTACGCCGCGCTCGGCGAGGACGCCAAGCGCGCCGTGCTGCTGCGCGCGCTCAACGACGTGCGCCCGCTGCGCGTGCCCGGCACCGCCTACAGCGCGCACACGCAGGGCGAACTCGCTATCTTCGAAACCGCGCGCAGCGGCCGCGAGCGTTTCGGTACGGCGGCCATCCGCCACGCCATCATCAGCCACACCGAGACCGTGAGCGACCTGCTCGAGGTGCTGCTGCTGCAGAAAGAAGCCGGCCTGGTGCGCGGCACGCTGGCGCAGGGCGCGGTGGCCGACCTCATCGTGGTGCCGCTGTTCGAAACCATCGAGGACCTGCGAAACGCCGCGCCCATCCTGCGCGCCTACTACGACCTGCCGGGCGTGCGCGCCATGGTCCAGCGCGGTGCGGCCGACGGCTATGGCGAGCAGGACGTGATGCTCGGCTACTCCGACAGCAACAAGGACGGCGGCATCTTCACGAGCAACTGGGAGCTCTACCGCGCCGAGACCGCGCTCGTGAAGCTGTTCGACGAGCTCAATGCGGGCAACGGAAAGGCCATCGGCCTGAGGATGTTCCACGGCCGCGGCGGCACCGTGGGCCGGGGCGGCGGCCCGAGCTACCAGGCCATCCTCGCGCAGCCGCCGGGCACGGTGCGCGGCCAGATCCGCCTGACCGAGCAGGGCGAGGTGATCGGCGCCAAGTACGCCAACCCCGAGATCGGCCGCCGCAACCTCGAAACCCTGGTGGCGGCCACGCTCGAGGCCACGCTGCTGCAGCCCACGCGCGAAGCCTCGCCCGCCTTTCTCAAGGCCGCCGAGGCGCTGTCGCGCGCGAGCATGGCGGCCTACCGCGCCCTGGTCTACGACACACCGCGTTTTGCCGATTACTTCTTCGGCGCCACGCCGATCCGCGAGATCGCCGAGCTCAACATCGGCTCGCGCCCCGCGAGCCGCAAGGCCACGGGCCGCATCGAAGACCTGCGCGCCATTCCCTGGGGCTTCAGCTGGGGCCAGTGCCGGCTCACGCTGCCCGGCTGGTACGGCTTCGGCGCGGCGGTGCAGGCCTTCGTGGCCGACGACCCGAAACACGCCGCGCTGCTCAAGCGCATGCACCGCGACTGGCCGTTCTTCAGCACCCTGCTCTCCAACATGGACATGGTGCTGGCCAAAAGCGACATGGCTCTGGCCTCGCTCTACGCCGAACTGGTGGAGGACAAGGCGCTGCGCCGCAAGGTGTTCAGCGCCATCGAGGCCGAGTGGCAGCGCACCGTCGACGCGCTGGCGCTGATCACGGGCGAGCCCGAGCGCCTGGCCGGCAACGCCGCGCTGCGCCGCTCGATCGAGCACCGCTTCCCCTACATCGACCCGCTGCACCACCTGCAGGTCGAGCTGATCCGCCGCCACCGCGCGGGCGCGCTCGCGCACGACGACGACGGCAAGCTGCGCCGCGGCATCCACATCGCGATCAACGGCATCGCGGCCGGCCTGCGCAACACCGGCTGA
- a CDS encoding L-threonylcarbamoyladenylate synthase, giving the protein MSQLFSVHPDNPQPRLLKQAVSLLERGGVIAVPTDSSYALACQLDDKAAADRLRRIREVDDKHHLTLLCRDLSELASYAKVDNRQYRLLKLATPGPYTFILEASKEVPRRVSHPSRKTIGLRVPEHRALLDLLQLHGAPLLATTLILPGDEHPLNDPEAIRERLQHEIDAVIDAGACALEPTTVLDLVPMGTGGEPEVVREGQGALAPLGL; this is encoded by the coding sequence ATGTCGCAGCTGTTCAGCGTGCACCCCGACAACCCTCAGCCGCGCCTGCTCAAGCAGGCGGTATCGCTGCTCGAGCGCGGCGGCGTCATCGCCGTGCCCACCGATTCGAGCTACGCGCTGGCCTGCCAGCTCGACGACAAGGCCGCGGCCGACCGGCTGCGCCGCATCCGCGAGGTCGACGACAAGCACCACCTCACGCTGCTGTGCCGCGACCTCAGCGAGCTCGCGAGCTACGCCAAGGTGGACAACCGCCAGTACCGCCTGCTCAAGCTCGCCACGCCCGGCCCCTACACCTTCATCCTCGAAGCCAGCAAGGAAGTGCCGCGCCGCGTGAGCCACCCCTCGCGCAAGACCATCGGCCTGCGCGTGCCCGAGCACCGCGCGCTGCTCGACCTGCTGCAACTGCACGGCGCGCCGCTGCTGGCCACCACGCTGATCCTCCCTGGCGACGAGCACCCGCTCAACGACCCCGAGGCCATCCGCGAGCGGCTGCAGCACGAGATCGACGCCGTGATCGACGCCGGCGCCTGCGCGCTCGAACCCACCACCGTGCTCGACCTCGTGCCCATGGGCACGGGCGGCGAGCCCGAGGTGGTGCGCGAAGGCCAGGGCGCGCTCGCGCCGCTCGGGCTCTGA
- a CDS encoding DMT family transporter — protein MAIAPRPGQALAGIGFLVAATACFAVLDTTVKVVGAVVSVLLAVWFRYAFHAVAVTAVMLPLRGRSLWRTEHPRFQLLRGLLLLSVSGMSFLAVQYMPVGEFTAIVMVTPLAVTLLAALFLGERVKPLRWLLVAGGFAGALLVVRPGAGVVGWAALIPLTLVFLYAWFQILTARMARTEDPMTLHFYTGWVGALVASAALPFVWQAVPDARTLAQLCLVGLMGTVGHFLLILAFQRAPASTLSPFLYTQIGFAMLCGWVVYHHVPGALELAGIALIVVCGASASWLTAREQRLPVDAPEA, from the coding sequence ATGGCCATCGCCCCACGGCCTGGCCAGGCGCTCGCCGGCATCGGCTTCCTCGTCGCGGCCACCGCCTGCTTCGCGGTGCTCGACACCACGGTGAAGGTGGTGGGCGCGGTGGTCTCGGTGCTGCTCGCGGTGTGGTTCCGCTACGCCTTCCACGCCGTGGCGGTCACGGCCGTGATGCTGCCGCTGCGCGGGCGCTCGCTCTGGCGCACCGAACACCCGCGCTTCCAGCTGCTGCGCGGCCTGTTGCTGCTGTCGGTGAGCGGCATGTCCTTCCTCGCGGTGCAGTACATGCCCGTGGGCGAGTTCACCGCCATCGTCATGGTCACGCCGCTGGCCGTGACGCTGCTGGCCGCGCTGTTCCTGGGCGAGCGCGTGAAGCCCTTGCGCTGGCTGCTGGTGGCGGGCGGCTTCGCGGGCGCGCTGCTGGTGGTGCGGCCGGGGGCCGGCGTGGTGGGCTGGGCCGCGCTGATCCCGCTCACCCTGGTGTTCCTCTATGCCTGGTTCCAGATCCTCACCGCGCGCATGGCCCGCACCGAAGACCCGATGACCCTGCACTTCTACACCGGCTGGGTCGGTGCCCTGGTGGCCAGCGCAGCGCTGCCCTTCGTGTGGCAGGCCGTGCCCGACGCGCGCACGCTCGCGCAGCTGTGCCTGGTCGGGCTCATGGGCACGGTGGGCCACTTCCTGCTGATCCTCGCGTTCCAGCGCGCGCCGGCGTCCACGCTCTCGCCCTTCCTGTACACGCAGATCGGCTTCGCCATGCTGTGCGGCTGGGTGGTCTACCACCATGTGCCGGGCGCGCTCGAGCTCGCGGGCATCGCGCTCATCGTGGTGTGCGGCGCCAGCGCGAGCTGGCTCACGGCGCGCGAGCAGCGCCTGCCCGTGGACGCGCCCGAGGCCTGA
- a CDS encoding 3',5'-nucleoside bisphosphate phosphatase, whose amino-acid sequence MNPLLNADLHCHSTLSDGTLEPEVLAARAKDNGVELWALTDHDELGGQHRAMAAARDLGLPYLTGVEISVTFAGTTVHIVGLGMDPGNAALLDGLRATRGGREQRAREMADGLAQVGIKGAFEGALRYVGNPDLISRSHFARHLVDSGVCRDVPEVFRKYLTEGKPGFVPHRWAALGDAVRWITGAGGVAVIAHPGRYKFTPTEEYALFSEFRQHGGQACEVVTGAHSTSEYAKYAGFCAEFGLAASRGSDFHSPDESHTDLGKLPDLPGSVTPVWSLLAERVH is encoded by the coding sequence GTGAACCCCTTGCTCAACGCCGACCTGCACTGCCATTCCACCCTCTCGGACGGCACGCTCGAACCCGAGGTGCTGGCCGCGCGCGCCAAGGACAACGGCGTGGAGCTCTGGGCCCTGACCGACCACGACGAGCTCGGCGGTCAGCACCGCGCCATGGCCGCGGCGCGCGACCTGGGCCTGCCCTACCTCACGGGCGTCGAGATCTCGGTGACCTTCGCGGGCACCACGGTCCACATCGTGGGCCTGGGCATGGACCCCGGCAACGCGGCCCTGCTCGATGGCCTGCGCGCCACGCGCGGCGGGCGCGAGCAGCGCGCACGCGAAATGGCCGACGGCCTGGCCCAGGTGGGCATCAAGGGCGCATTCGAAGGGGCCTTGCGCTACGTGGGCAACCCCGACCTGATCTCGCGTTCGCACTTCGCGCGCCACCTGGTCGACAGCGGCGTGTGCCGCGACGTGCCCGAGGTGTTCCGCAAGTACCTCACCGAGGGCAAGCCCGGCTTCGTGCCGCACCGCTGGGCCGCGCTCGGCGACGCGGTGCGCTGGATCACGGGCGCGGGCGGCGTGGCCGTGATCGCCCACCCGGGCCGCTACAAGTTCACGCCCACCGAGGAGTACGCGCTGTTCTCCGAGTTCAGGCAGCACGGCGGCCAGGCGTGCGAGGTGGTCACGGGCGCGCACAGCACGTCCGAGTACGCCAAGTACGCGGGCTTCTGCGCCGAGTTCGGCCTGGCCGCTTCGCGCGGCAGCGATTTCCACAGCCCCGACGAAAGCCACACCGACCTGGGCAAGCTGCCCGACCTGCCCGGCAGCGTGACGCCGGTGTGGTCGCTGCTGGCCGAGCGGGTCCATTGA